Proteins encoded together in one Corynebacterium liangguodongii window:
- a CDS encoding ABC transporter permease: MTSDGSADTPPSTSKTFRTAFRDLGRGWSQSELWLQLGWQDIKQRYRRSVLGPLWITIATGVMALALGLLYSMLFQISVREFLPHVTVGFIVWGFIAGCIKDGSNVFIENEGLIKQLPSALSVHVYRLVWRQLLFLAHNMVIWVLLVLIFRIPLTWNTLLAIPALALLVINGVWVTMLFGVIATRFRDVAPLLESLVQLLFYVTPIVWTTQTLLEQGGEVAQRARIAELNPLYHYLEIVRGPLIGLEVPAYHWGIVGACTIAGLLAAVLVMRQWRFRVPYWV, translated from the coding sequence AGCCAATCCGAGCTCTGGCTCCAGCTCGGCTGGCAAGACATCAAGCAGCGCTACCGCCGCAGCGTGCTTGGGCCTTTGTGGATCACCATCGCCACCGGCGTCATGGCGCTGGCCCTCGGGCTGCTCTACTCCATGCTCTTCCAGATCTCGGTGCGCGAGTTCCTCCCCCACGTCACCGTCGGCTTCATAGTCTGGGGCTTTATCGCCGGCTGCATCAAGGATGGCTCAAACGTCTTCATCGAAAACGAGGGGTTGATCAAACAACTCCCCTCCGCGCTGTCCGTCCACGTCTACCGCCTCGTATGGCGCCAGCTGCTCTTCCTCGCGCACAACATGGTTATCTGGGTCCTGCTGGTGCTCATTTTCCGGATCCCGCTGACGTGGAATACCCTGCTGGCTATCCCGGCGCTGGCGCTGCTGGTTATCAACGGCGTGTGGGTGACCATGCTCTTCGGCGTCATCGCCACCCGCTTCCGCGACGTCGCGCCGCTGCTCGAATCCCTCGTCCAGCTGCTGTTCTACGTCACCCCTATCGTCTGGACCACCCAGACCCTTCTCGAGCAAGGCGGCGAAGTCGCCCAGCGCGCCCGCATCGCCGAGCTCAACCCGCTCTACCACTACCTCGAGATCGTCCGCGGCCCGCTCATCGGGCTCGAGGTGCCCGCCTACCACTGGGGCATCGTCGGTGCCTGCACCATCGCCGGCCTCCTCGCCGCCGTGCTCGTGATGCGCCAGTGGCGCTTCCGCGTCCCGTACTGGGTTTAA
- a CDS encoding decaprenylphospho-beta-D-erythro-pentofuranosid-2-ulose 2-reductase, which produces MLNAVGQAQHILLLGGTSEIGLAIVGELASRGGSPTVTLAAREGSPRIDAAVTEAQAAGAGEVRVVDFDARDTASHPAAIEAAFAGGDVDVAIVAFGTLGDQEQLWQDQAAAVESAEVNYTAFVSVGVLLGQRFKAQGHGTIIAMSSVAGQKVRRSNFVYGASKAGMDGFYLQLGEALRDFGVRVTVVRPGQVRTKMTEGLDEAPLTVNKEDVAKAAVEAALAGQRAVFVHKAFGPISFVLQHIPAPIMRRLNF; this is translated from the coding sequence ATGCTCAACGCAGTAGGACAAGCACAGCACATCCTTCTTCTCGGCGGCACCTCCGAGATCGGCCTGGCCATCGTCGGCGAGCTCGCCTCGCGCGGCGGCAGCCCCACCGTCACGCTCGCCGCGCGCGAGGGCTCCCCGCGTATCGACGCCGCAGTGACCGAGGCCCAGGCAGCCGGCGCCGGCGAGGTCCGCGTCGTCGACTTCGACGCTCGCGATACCGCCTCGCACCCCGCCGCAATCGAGGCCGCTTTCGCCGGCGGGGACGTCGATGTCGCCATCGTCGCCTTCGGCACCCTCGGCGATCAGGAGCAGCTCTGGCAGGACCAGGCCGCCGCGGTGGAATCCGCCGAGGTGAACTACACGGCCTTCGTCTCGGTCGGCGTGCTGCTCGGCCAGCGCTTCAAGGCGCAGGGCCACGGGACCATCATCGCCATGAGCAGCGTCGCGGGCCAGAAGGTGCGCCGGTCGAACTTCGTCTACGGCGCCTCCAAGGCGGGCATGGACGGGTTCTACCTGCAGCTCGGCGAGGCGCTGCGGGACTTCGGCGTGCGGGTGACCGTCGTGCGCCCCGGCCAGGTGCGCACGAAGATGACCGAGGGGCTAGACGAGGCCCCGCTGACGGTGAACAAGGAAGACGTCGCCAAGGCCGCCGTGGAGGCCGCCCTCGCCGGGCAGCGCGCGGTCTTCGTGCACAAGGCGTTCGGCCCGATCTCTTTCGTGCTCCAGCACATCCCGGCGCCGATCATGCGCCGGCTGAATTTTTAA
- a CDS encoding glycosyltransferase, whose amino-acid sequence MKCMDTTLDPNGTTAAVIVTHNRVELLRHSLTMVAEQTHRVDWIIVVDNGNQPEVRELLEALCPERGVYLPSKTNLGGAGGFAYGFLHALALGADAIWCADDDGRPADDNVLAELYRVATREGLAEVSPIVANLEDPTKLAFPLRQGLTWKRETSELEGDFLPQYASLFNGALISAKAMERIGVPDYRLFIRGDEVEYHRRLAQSGLKYGTALTAYYLHPDGSSEFHPIMGGRAHAQWPDNETKRYFTYRNRGYIINQRGMRAMKLQEVVRFGWFFLVQRKNPQEFTKWLTLLRMGAREDFRRP is encoded by the coding sequence ATGAAGTGTATGGACACGACCCTGGACCCAAACGGCACGACCGCGGCCGTGATTGTCACCCATAACCGCGTCGAGCTCTTGCGCCACTCGCTCACCATGGTGGCCGAGCAGACGCACCGGGTGGACTGGATCATCGTGGTGGACAACGGGAACCAGCCGGAAGTACGAGAGCTGCTCGAGGCGCTATGCCCCGAGCGCGGCGTCTACCTCCCCTCGAAGACCAACCTCGGCGGCGCCGGCGGGTTCGCCTACGGCTTCCTGCACGCCCTCGCTCTCGGGGCGGACGCTATCTGGTGCGCCGACGACGACGGCCGACCCGCCGATGACAACGTCCTCGCGGAGCTCTACCGAGTAGCCACGAGAGAAGGCCTCGCGGAGGTCAGCCCGATCGTGGCCAATCTCGAGGATCCAACCAAGCTCGCCTTCCCGTTACGGCAGGGGCTGACCTGGAAACGCGAGACCAGCGAATTGGAGGGCGACTTTCTCCCCCAGTACGCCTCCCTGTTCAACGGCGCCCTGATCAGCGCAAAAGCAATGGAACGCATCGGGGTGCCCGACTACCGGCTATTCATCCGCGGCGATGAGGTGGAGTACCACCGTCGATTAGCGCAATCGGGCCTGAAATACGGCACCGCGCTTACCGCCTACTACCTCCACCCCGACGGATCCAGCGAGTTCCACCCCATCATGGGCGGGCGCGCCCACGCGCAGTGGCCCGACAACGAGACGAAGCGCTACTTCACCTACCGCAACCGCGGCTACATCATCAACCAGCGCGGAATGCGGGCGATGAAACTACAGGAAGTCGTGCGTTTCGGGTGGTTCTTCCTCGTGCAAAGGAAAAACCCGCAGGAGTTCACAAAGTGGCTCACGCTACTGCGGATGGGGGCGCGGGAGGATTTTCGGCGTCCTTAA
- a CDS encoding GtrA family protein, producing the protein MPSQKASLLSQLIPFVIIGVGCAVVDFGITYLLTSPFGRMPAKAIGWCFGTLIAYLLNSKFAFQAKVSAKKAGAVFILYGATFGVQLLLYAVTEPPLAALGFVNPWKDGISFIIAQGVATVTNFALQRRLIFRAETKIVSSAEPRAFKDAENPPAPPSAVA; encoded by the coding sequence GTGCCTTCCCAAAAAGCCTCTTTGCTGAGCCAGCTAATCCCCTTCGTCATCATCGGCGTGGGCTGCGCGGTGGTCGATTTTGGGATCACGTACCTCCTGACTTCTCCCTTCGGGCGCATGCCGGCCAAGGCGATCGGTTGGTGCTTCGGCACCCTGATCGCCTACCTGCTCAACTCCAAGTTCGCCTTCCAAGCCAAGGTCAGCGCCAAGAAGGCGGGGGCGGTGTTCATCCTCTACGGGGCGACCTTCGGCGTGCAGCTGCTGCTCTACGCCGTGACGGAACCGCCGCTCGCAGCGCTCGGATTTGTCAACCCGTGGAAGGACGGCATCTCCTTCATCATCGCCCAGGGCGTGGCCACCGTGACCAACTTTGCCCTGCAGCGCCGCCTGATCTTCCGGGCGGAGACGAAGATCGTCTCGTCTGCCGAACCGCGCGCGTTTAAGGACGCCGAAAATCCTCCCGCGCCCCCATCCGCAGTAGCGTGA
- a CDS encoding ABC transporter ATP-binding protein: MVSIDTYNACVDFPIFDAKSRSLKKAVVSTAGGAIGRNASNTVVVEALKDINLHLREGDRVGLVGHNGAGKSTLLRLLSGIYEPTRGVARVRGRVAPVFDLGVGMDPEISGYENIIIRGLFLGQSRRQMKAKIDEIAEFSELGDYLDMPLRTYSTGMRVRLALGVVTSIEPEILLLDEGIGAVDAAFMAKARVKLAEMVERSGILVFASHSNDFLAQLCTTALWVDKGEIRQAGLVSDVVTAYEGPEAGGYVAELVERFHGM; the protein is encoded by the coding sequence GTGGTTTCCATCGACACCTACAACGCCTGCGTCGACTTCCCCATCTTCGACGCGAAATCGCGCTCGCTGAAAAAGGCCGTCGTCTCCACCGCCGGCGGTGCAATCGGGCGAAACGCCTCCAACACCGTCGTCGTCGAAGCGCTCAAAGACATCAACCTCCACCTGCGCGAGGGCGACCGCGTCGGCCTCGTCGGCCACAACGGCGCCGGTAAATCGACGCTGCTGCGCCTGCTCTCCGGGATCTACGAGCCGACACGGGGGGTGGCGCGGGTGCGCGGGCGCGTCGCTCCCGTCTTCGACCTGGGGGTGGGCATGGACCCGGAGATCTCGGGCTACGAAAACATCATCATCCGCGGGTTGTTTTTGGGGCAGTCGCGCCGCCAGATGAAAGCCAAGATCGACGAAATCGCCGAATTCTCAGAGCTCGGAGACTACCTCGACATGCCGCTGCGCACCTACTCCACCGGCATGCGGGTGCGCCTCGCCCTCGGGGTGGTCACCTCCATCGAGCCCGAGATCTTGCTTCTCGACGAAGGAATCGGCGCCGTCGATGCCGCCTTCATGGCCAAGGCCCGCGTCAAGCTCGCCGAGATGGTCGAGCGCTCCGGCATCCTCGTCTTCGCCTCCCACTCCAACGACTTCCTAGCCCAGCTATGCACCACCGCCCTGTGGGTGGACAAGGGCGAGATCAGGCAGGCCGGCCTCGTCTCCGACGTGGTTACCGCCTACGAGGGGCCGGAGGCCGGGGGGTATGTCGCCGAGTTGGTGGAGAGGTTCCACGGGATGTAG
- a CDS encoding FAD-binding oxidoreductase, with protein MQLHTDVESLHGWGRTAPSTAHVLSTPDVEVIKRAVAQVAEDNATLPAHARRGVIARGMGRSYGDPAQNGGGLVVDMRPLNRIHSIDPATAIVDVDAGVTLDQLMKAALPYGLWVPVLPGTRQVTIGGAIGPDIHGKNHHSAGSFGNHVVSLELLVADGRVLHLEPHGTAEDPDGTLFWATVGGMGLTGIILRARIEMTRTETAYFIADTDRTDTLDETIAAHSDGSEVNYTYSSAWFDAISAPPKTGRSTISRGSLATLAQLEEFAPKLAKDPLKFNAPQLMTVPDVFPSWTMNKLSLMAIGEAYYLMGAPARNQVKNLTQFYQPLDLIGEWNRGYGSKGFLQYQFVVPTDAVEPFKDIIYQIQASGHYSALNVFKLFGEGNRAPLSYPMKGWNVCVDFPIRPGLGEFLDRLDEQVMEFGGRLYLAKESRTSAENFHAMYPGLAGWLETRRAIDPTGVFASDMSRRLELN; from the coding sequence ATGCAATTACACACTGACGTTGAATCGCTCCACGGCTGGGGCCGCACCGCGCCGTCGACGGCGCACGTGCTCTCCACCCCGGACGTCGAGGTGATCAAGCGCGCCGTTGCGCAGGTGGCCGAGGACAACGCGACACTTCCCGCCCACGCCCGCCGCGGCGTGATCGCCCGCGGCATGGGCCGCTCCTACGGCGACCCGGCGCAAAACGGCGGCGGCCTGGTGGTGGACATGCGCCCGCTCAACCGCATCCACTCCATCGACCCTGCCACCGCGATTGTCGATGTCGACGCGGGCGTCACCCTCGACCAGCTCATGAAGGCTGCGCTGCCCTACGGCCTGTGGGTCCCGGTGCTGCCCGGCACCCGCCAGGTCACCATCGGCGGCGCGATCGGGCCGGACATCCACGGCAAGAACCACCACTCGGCCGGGTCCTTCGGCAACCACGTCGTCTCCTTGGAGCTGCTCGTCGCCGACGGCCGCGTGCTCCACCTCGAGCCGCACGGTACCGCCGAGGACCCGGACGGGACGCTGTTTTGGGCCACGGTCGGCGGCATGGGGCTCACCGGCATTATCCTGCGCGCCCGCATCGAGATGACGCGCACAGAGACCGCCTACTTCATCGCCGATACCGACCGCACCGACACCCTCGACGAGACGATTGCGGCGCACTCCGACGGCTCCGAGGTCAACTACACGTACTCGTCGGCCTGGTTCGACGCGATTTCGGCGCCGCCGAAGACGGGCCGCTCGACGATCTCGCGCGGCTCGCTGGCCACCCTGGCTCAGCTCGAGGAGTTCGCCCCGAAGCTGGCGAAGGATCCGCTGAAGTTCAACGCGCCGCAGCTGATGACAGTGCCGGATGTCTTCCCGTCGTGGACGATGAACAAGCTCTCGCTCATGGCGATTGGAGAGGCGTACTACCTCATGGGCGCGCCGGCGCGCAACCAGGTGAAAAACCTCACGCAGTTCTACCAGCCGCTCGATCTCATCGGCGAGTGGAACCGCGGCTACGGTTCGAAGGGCTTTTTGCAGTACCAGTTCGTCGTGCCTACCGATGCAGTTGAGCCGTTTAAGGACATCATCTACCAGATCCAGGCCTCGGGCCACTACAGCGCTCTCAACGTGTTCAAGCTCTTCGGCGAGGGCAACCGAGCACCGCTGTCCTACCCGATGAAGGGCTGGAACGTGTGCGTGGACTTCCCCATCCGCCCCGGCCTCGGCGAGTTCCTCGACCGCCTCGACGAGCAGGTCATGGAGTTCGGGGGCCGCCTCTACCTGGCCAAGGAGTCGCGCACCTCTGCCGAGAACTTCCACGCGATGTACCCGGGCCTGGCGGGTTGGCTGGAGACCCGCCGAGCGATCGATCCGACCGGGGTGTTCGCCTCCGACATGTCGCGCCGCCTCGAGCTCAACTAA